One region of Streptomyces rishiriensis genomic DNA includes:
- a CDS encoding phosphomannomutase/phosphoglucomutase translates to MAADLSQIVKAYDVRGVVPDQWDESLAELFGAAFVRVTGARAIVVGHDMRPSSPALSGAFARGAAALGAHVTEIGLCSTDQLYYASGTLDLPGAVFTASHNPAQYNGIKLCRAGAAPVGQDTGLTEIRELVEGWMDSGAPAPAPTPGTITTADTLKDYAAHLRALVDLTSVRPLKVVVDAGNGMGGHTVPTVFDGLPLTLVPLYFELDGTFPNHEANPLDPANLVDLQKRVREESADLGLAFDGDADRCFVVDERGEPVPPSAITALVAARELARNGGRGTIIHNLITSWSVPEVVRENGGTTVRTRVGHSFIKAEMARSGAIFGGEHSAHYYFKDFWNADTGMLAALHVLAALGGQDGPLSSLVAEYDRYIGSGEINSTVADQADRIAAIKAVYGDREDVTLDELDGLTVTAADWWFNVRPSNTEPLLRLNAEARDEPTMAKIRDEALAVIRA, encoded by the coding sequence GTGGCTGCTGATCTGTCACAGATCGTGAAGGCGTACGACGTACGCGGGGTGGTCCCGGACCAGTGGGACGAGTCGCTGGCCGAGCTGTTCGGCGCGGCCTTCGTCCGGGTGACCGGCGCCCGGGCGATCGTCGTCGGCCACGACATGCGCCCTTCCTCGCCCGCCCTGTCCGGCGCTTTCGCGCGCGGGGCGGCGGCCCTCGGCGCACACGTCACCGAGATCGGCCTCTGCTCGACGGACCAGCTGTACTACGCCTCGGGCACACTCGACCTGCCCGGCGCCGTGTTCACGGCCTCGCACAACCCGGCCCAGTACAACGGCATCAAGCTGTGCCGCGCGGGCGCCGCCCCGGTCGGCCAGGACACGGGCCTGACGGAGATCCGGGAACTGGTGGAAGGCTGGATGGACTCGGGCGCCCCCGCACCCGCCCCGACCCCGGGAACCATCACCACGGCCGACACGTTGAAGGACTACGCGGCGCACCTGCGCGCACTCGTCGACCTGACCTCCGTCCGCCCCCTGAAGGTCGTCGTCGACGCGGGCAACGGCATGGGCGGCCACACCGTCCCCACGGTCTTCGACGGTCTGCCCCTGACGCTCGTCCCCCTGTACTTCGAGCTGGACGGCACCTTCCCCAACCACGAGGCCAACCCCCTGGACCCGGCGAACCTCGTGGACCTCCAGAAGCGCGTCCGCGAGGAGTCCGCCGACCTCGGCCTCGCCTTCGACGGCGACGCCGATCGCTGCTTCGTCGTCGACGAGCGCGGCGAGCCGGTCCCCCCGTCCGCGATCACGGCCCTCGTGGCCGCCCGCGAGCTCGCGCGCAACGGCGGCAGGGGCACGATCATCCACAACCTGATCACCTCCTGGAGCGTCCCGGAGGTGGTGAGGGAGAACGGCGGCACCACCGTCCGCACCCGGGTCGGCCACTCCTTCATCAAGGCGGAGATGGCCCGCTCCGGCGCGATCTTCGGCGGCGAGCACTCCGCCCACTACTACTTCAAGGACTTCTGGAACGCCGACACGGGCATGCTGGCCGCCCTCCACGTCCTCGCAGCCCTCGGCGGACAGGACGGCCCGCTCTCCTCCCTGGTCGCGGAGTACGACCGCTACATCGGCTCCGGCGAGATCAACTCCACGGTCGCCGACCAGGCCGACCGCATCGCCGCGATCAAGGCGGTCTACGGCGACCGCGAGGACGTCACCCTGGACGAACTCGACGGCCTGACGGTCACCGCCGCCGACTGGTGGTTCAACGTCCGCCCCTCCAACACGGAGCCGCTCCTCCGCCTCAACGCGGAAGCCCGCGACGAACCCACG